A DNA window from Pseudomonas sp. B21-056 contains the following coding sequences:
- the asd gene encoding archaetidylserine decarboxylase (Phosphatidylserine decarboxylase is synthesized as a single chain precursor. Generation of the pyruvoyl active site from a Ser is coupled to cleavage of a Gly-Ser bond between the larger (beta) and smaller (alpha chains). It is an integral membrane protein.): MKNRLFIITQYLLPHHLLSRLAGCIAECRVRWFKNAFTQWFAKRYQVDMSQALVEDLTAYEHFNAFFTRALKEGARPLDETPGAILSPADGAVSQLGPIEHGRVFQAKGHSFSVLELLGGDSANAAPFMGGDFATIYLSPKDYHRVHMPLAGTLREMVYIPGRIFSVNQTTAENVPELFARNERVACIFDTERGPMAVVLVGAMIVASIETVWAGLVTPPKRELKTFRYDEAARAPIHLEKGAELGRFKLGSTAIVLFGPDQVKWAEELVAGSPVRMGQGLALPKA; this comes from the coding sequence ATGAAAAACCGTTTGTTCATCATCACCCAGTACCTGCTGCCCCACCACCTGCTGTCACGCCTGGCCGGCTGCATCGCCGAATGCCGCGTGCGCTGGTTCAAGAACGCGTTCACCCAGTGGTTCGCCAAGCGTTATCAAGTGGACATGTCCCAGGCCCTGGTGGAAGACCTGACCGCCTACGAGCACTTCAACGCGTTCTTCACCCGCGCCTTGAAAGAAGGCGCGCGACCACTGGATGAAACACCGGGCGCGATCCTCAGCCCGGCCGACGGCGCCGTCAGCCAGCTTGGCCCGATCGAGCACGGCCGAGTATTCCAGGCCAAGGGCCACAGTTTCAGCGTACTGGAACTGCTGGGTGGCGACTCGGCCAATGCAGCGCCGTTCATGGGCGGCGATTTCGCGACCATTTACCTGTCGCCCAAGGATTATCACCGCGTGCACATGCCCCTGGCCGGCACCCTGCGGGAAATGGTCTACATTCCGGGCCGCATCTTCTCGGTCAACCAGACCACCGCCGAAAACGTTCCGGAACTGTTCGCCCGCAACGAACGCGTGGCGTGCATCTTCGACACCGAGCGCGGGCCGATGGCCGTGGTGCTGGTGGGCGCGATGATCGTGGCTTCCATCGAAACCGTCTGGGCCGGGCTGGTCACGCCACCCAAGCGCGAACTGAAGACCTTCCGCTACGACGAAGCCGCCCGCGCGCCGATCCACCTGGAAAAAGGCGCCGAGCTGGGCCGCTTCAAACTAGGCTCGACCGCTATCGTCCTGTTCGGACCGGACCAGGTGAAATGGGCCGAAGAACTGGTGGCCGGCTCGCCGGTGCGGATGGGCCAAGGCTTGGCACTGCCCAAGGCCTGA
- the rhdA gene encoding thiosulfate sulfurtransferase, with protein sequence MPDFSGLPLVIEPSDLLPRLDAGELILVDLTSAARYSTGHIPGARFVDPKRTQLGQPPAPGLLPAKADLEALFGELGHNPEAVYVVYDDEGGGWAGRFIWLLDVIGHSKYHYLDGGLLAWLDEGRPVSTEVPAPAGGPLTLTLHDEPTATREYLQSRLGAADLAIWDARGPLEYSGEKVVAARGGHIPGAVNFEWTAGMDKARSLRIRQDMPQILEQLGITPDKEIITHCQTHHRSGFTYLVAKALGYPRVKGYAGSWGEWGNHPDTPIEL encoded by the coding sequence ATGCCTGACTTCTCTGGCTTGCCGCTGGTGATCGAGCCGAGCGACCTGCTCCCGCGCCTCGACGCCGGCGAACTGATTCTGGTGGACCTGACCAGTGCCGCCCGCTACAGCACCGGCCACATTCCTGGCGCACGTTTCGTCGATCCCAAGCGCACGCAACTGGGCCAGCCGCCGGCACCGGGCCTGCTGCCGGCCAAAGCCGACCTCGAGGCACTGTTCGGCGAGCTCGGACACAACCCGGAGGCGGTCTACGTGGTCTATGACGACGAAGGTGGCGGCTGGGCCGGGCGCTTTATCTGGCTGCTGGACGTGATCGGCCATTCGAAGTACCACTACCTCGACGGCGGCCTGCTGGCGTGGCTGGACGAAGGCCGGCCGGTGTCCACCGAGGTGCCCGCACCCGCCGGCGGCCCGCTGACGCTGACGCTGCACGACGAACCCACCGCCACCCGCGAATACCTGCAAAGCCGTCTCGGTGCCGCCGACCTGGCGATCTGGGACGCACGCGGCCCGCTGGAGTATTCCGGCGAGAAAGTCGTGGCAGCCAGGGGCGGTCACATTCCCGGCGCGGTCAACTTCGAATGGACGGCCGGCATGGACAAGGCGCGCAGCCTGCGTATCCGTCAGGACATGCCGCAGATCCTCGAACAACTGGGCATCACGCCCGACAAAGAAATCATCACCCACTGCCAGACCCACCACCGCTCCGGCTTCACCTATCTGGTGGCCAAGGCGCTCGGTTACCCACGGGTCAAGGGCTACGCCGGTTCCTGGGGCGAATGGGGCAACCACCCCGACACCCCGATCGAGCTTTGA